From the Streptomyces sp. NBC_00091 genome, the window GTCCCGTAGAGCCGGGGGCCGGGCTGCGCGCCCCGGGACAGGGCGTGCAGCAGCCCCGGCACCCCGGCGGCGTCGCGCAGGACCAGCTCGGCGGCGAGCGCCGGCGTACCGCCCGGCAGCAGGGCGCGGGCGTCGGCGGCGGGCAGCGGTGCCAGGGCGAGGTGGCACACCCCTGCCGCGTCGTACGGCACGGCCGACAGGTGACGGCCCCCCGGCACGGAGCGGTGCGCGAAGACGGTCAGCACGGGGGCGGCCGGGGGATGGCGGACGAGGTGGTCGAGCAGGTCGAAGACCTCGGGGCCGGCCCGGTGCACGTCGTCCAGCACGAACAGCGTCCCGCGCTCCCCCAGCAGCCCCAGCAGGGCGCGCAGGGCCCGCACCGCGGCGCCGGGGTCGGGACGTTCCCCGGCTCCGGGCAGGGTGGCGAGGGCGGGGAAGACGGGCGCCAGCGCGCGCGTGCGCGCCTCGCCGAGGCGCTCGAACAACGAGCCGTCGGCCCGGGCCAGATGGTCGTCCAGGGCGTCCACCACCACCTCGAAGAGCCGGGTCCGCCCGGCCCTCGGCACCCGCCCGGACGCGACCGTCCAGCCCTCCTTGTGCGCGGTGGCGGCCAGTTGGTACAGCAGCCGGCTCTTGCCGCTCCACGGCTCGCCGGTGAGCCGGACGAACCGGGGCCCGTCCCCGGCGAGCCACAGCTCCCGGTGGAGCACCGCGAGATCGCGCGTCCGGGCCGCTGTCAACGGCTGCTGATGGTGAAGCACGGCCATCCCCCTCGTGAACACTTTCCCCCAGGCCAGCCTCGCCCACGCCCGCGCGCCCGCGCAGCTCCACCGGACCGTCACTAGCTGCTTGTCAGCTACTGCGGAGGGCTGTCGGCGGGGGGTGCGGGACGTCCGGGGGTTCCCTGACGCCCCGTCCGGAGCCGCTGCCCGGGAGTCCCATGTGACCTGCGGAAAAGGGGAGAAGTACCGACTGGCCGGACCGCCCCGGCGCGGCGACGATCGGGGCATGTCCGCCCGTACACGTCTCGGCTACGCCTCCGGCTCCCTGGTGACCGGAGCCTTCAACACGCTGCCCGGTCTGCTCCTGCTGCCCTACCTGACCGACACCCTCGGTGTCGGGGCCGCCCTGGCGGGGGCCGTCGTCCTGGTGCCCAAGGTCTGGGACGTGCTGCTCACCCCGCTCGCGGGGCGGATCGGCGACCGCTCCCACGGCCGGTGGGGCCCGCGGCGGGGCCACATCCTGGGCGGCGGACTCGGGGTGGCCGCCGCCTTCGCGCTGATGTTCGCGGGGGCCGCGAAGGGTCCGGCGGGGGCCCTGTGGGCGGCCGCGGGCTTCCTGCTCACCGCGACCGCGTTCGCGTTCTTCCAGGCGGCGTACGCCGCGCTGCCCGCCGAGATCACCGCGAGCCCGCAGGAGCGGGTGCGGCTGGTGGGCGGGCGGGTCGCGGGCATCGCCGTCGCCGCCCTGGTCGCCGGATCGGCCGCGCCGGCCGTCGTCGAGGCGGGCGGCGGGGGTCTGTCCGGGCACCGCTGGGCCGGGCTGTTCGGCGCCCTCGTGATCGCCGCCGGGACGCTCGGCGTGTTCCTCGGGACCTCCCGGGCCGGCGCCACCGCCTCCACCGGGTCCGCGGGCGCCCCGCGGGACGGGGGGACGCGGCACCCCGCCGGCCCCCGGGCGTGGTTCGCCGTACTGCGCGGCGATCCGCAGTACGCCGCTCTGCTGCGCGGGGCGGCCGCCCTGGTCGTCGGCACCGGGGTGCTGCTCGCGGGCTGCCCCTACTACGCCGAACACGTCCTGGAGCGGCCCGGGATGACCGGGGTGCTGGTCGCCGCGTTCGTCCTGCCGAACCTGTTCACCACGGGGCTCTGGTCCCGCGTGGGCGCCCGGTACGGTCACCGGCGCGTGCTCGGCCTCTCCTGCGCCCTGTTCGGCGGCGGCAGCCTGCTGTTGTTCGCCGCTCCCGTCCTGCCGCTGTTCTGGGCCCCGGTGGCGCTCCTCGTGGTCGGTGCCGGGCACGCGGGGCAGCTGCTGTTCCTCTACGCGATGCTCGCCGAGTGCTCGGCCCGGGACGCCGTCCGCACCGGGCGCAGCCGGGCCGGTGCGATGTCGGGGCTGTTCAGCGCCGGCGAGGCCCTCGGCCTGGCCGTCGGGCCGTTCCTGATGGGGCTGGTGCTCCAGCTGTCCGGCTACGTCTCCTCGGACACCGGGCACGCCACCGGCCAGAGCTCCGGCGCCGCGTGGGGCGTCCTGGCGGGGATGGCGCTGCTGCCGGCGCTGGCGACGGCGGCCGGGCTGGTGCTGCTGCGCGGCTTCCGGCCCGCCTCCCCCGCCCCGGTGGATCCCGCCCCGGTGGATCCGGCGCCGGGAGCGGTGGCGGCCGCTGCGGCGGCCCGGGCGGAGCTCACGCCAGCCGGGGGAAGGCCGCCGGTTCGGGGGTGACCGCCACCGGGGGGCGCCCCTGGTCGCGGACGAGCTCGACCGGGGCGGCGCCGTCCTCGACCACCGCGCCGATCTCCGCCGCGAACCGCCCGTACGGGTGGGCGCGCAGCGCGGCCAGGACCCCGGCCACCGCCTCCGGCGCGACGAGCAGGCACAGGCAGCTCTCGCTGGAGGCGTGCAGCGGGTCCACCGCCATGGCCTCCAGGGCCATCCGGGCCTCGTACTGCACGGGCAGCGCGCTCTCCTCGACCCGCAGGGTGTGGCCCAGTTCGCGGGCGTACGCGTGCAGCGCGGCGGCCAGGCCGCCGCGCGTCACGGTCCGCACCGCCCGGATCCCCTGCCCGCCGCCGGCCGCGCGGGCCCGGTCCAGCAGCCCGGCCAGCGGCGCGCAGCCGCTGGGGACCAGGCTCTCGAAGCCGAGGCCCCGGCGCACCGACAGGATGTGGGCGCCGTGTCCGCCGAGCGGGGAGCTGAGGACGACGCGGTCCCCGGGGCGGGCGTCGCGGCTGCGCGGCGGGGCGCCGCGGAAGGCGCCGATCCCGGTGGTGTGCAGGTAGACCTGGTCCGCCTCGCCCGCCCGGACGACGCGTACGTCCACGCCGGCGACCACCACGCCGGCCTCCCGGGCCGCGTCGCGCACCGAGCGGCCCAGCCGGTGCAGCTGCTCCAGCGGCAGGCCCGCCTCGACGACCGCCGACAGGGTGAGGGCCAGGGGGCGGGCGCCGGCGGCGGCGAGTTCGTTGACGGTGGCGCACACGGCGACCCGCCCGATGTCCCCGCTGCCGTAGAACGGCGGGTCGACGACATGGGCGCCGGTCACCACGGCGGGCGGGTCCTGGCCGAGGGGCGGACAGGCGCCGAGCACGTCGGCGAGGGCCTCCTCCAGCAGGGCGCGCAGCTCACCGCCCGGGGGCAGCTCGTCGTCGTGGGCGAGGGCGACCTGGCCGCCGAGGACGGCGGCCCCGGCGGCGCTCGTCCCCGTCATCCGGTTTCCGGCAGCGTACGGCCGTCGCGGAAGCGGTTGATGGCGTCGAGGTGCTCGGCGCGCAGCTCGTGGTCGCGGACGCCCAGGCCCTCCTCGGGGGCCAGCGCGAGGACGCCGACCTTGCCCTGGTGGAGGTTGCGGTGGACGTCGTAGGCGGCCTGGCCGGTCTCCTCCAGCGGGTAGACCTTGGAGAGGGTGGGGTGGATCCGGCCCTTGGTGATGAGGCGGTTGGCCTCCCAGGCCTCGCGGTAGTTGGCGAAGTGCGAGCCGATGATCCGCTTGAGTGACATCCACAGGTAGCGGTTGTCGTACTCGTGCATGAAGCCGGAGGTGGAGGCGCAGGTGACGATCGTGCCGCCCTTGCGGGTGACGTAGACGCTCGCGCCGAAGGTCTCGCGGCCCGGGTGCTCGAAGACGATGTCCACGTCCTCGCCGCCGGTCAGCTCGCGGATCCGCTTGCCGAAGCGCTTCCACTCGCGCGGGTCCTGCGTGTGCTCGTCCTTCCAGAACTTGTAGCCCTCGGCGTTGCGGTCGATGACCGCCTCCGCGCCCATGGAGCGGCAGATGTCGGCCTTCTCCGGGCTGGAGACCACGCAGATCGGGTTGGCCCCGCCGGCCAGGGCCAGCTGGGTGGCGTACGAGCCGAGGCCGCCGCTGGCGCCCCAGATCAGGACGTTGTCGCCCTGCTTCATGCCGGCGCCGTTGCGCGAGACCAGCTGACGGTACGCGGTGGAGTTGACCAGGCCCGGTGAGGCGGC encodes:
- a CDS encoding MFS transporter, yielding MSARTRLGYASGSLVTGAFNTLPGLLLLPYLTDTLGVGAALAGAVVLVPKVWDVLLTPLAGRIGDRSHGRWGPRRGHILGGGLGVAAAFALMFAGAAKGPAGALWAAAGFLLTATAFAFFQAAYAALPAEITASPQERVRLVGGRVAGIAVAALVAGSAAPAVVEAGGGGLSGHRWAGLFGALVIAAGTLGVFLGTSRAGATASTGSAGAPRDGGTRHPAGPRAWFAVLRGDPQYAALLRGAAALVVGTGVLLAGCPYYAEHVLERPGMTGVLVAAFVLPNLFTTGLWSRVGARYGHRRVLGLSCALFGGGSLLLFAAPVLPLFWAPVALLVVGAGHAGQLLFLYAMLAECSARDAVRTGRSRAGAMSGLFSAGEALGLAVGPFLMGLVLQLSGYVSSDTGHATGQSSGAAWGVLAGMALLPALATAAGLVLLRGFRPASPAPVDPAPVDPAPGAVAAAAAARAELTPAGGRPPVRG
- a CDS encoding AIR synthase-related protein, whose amino-acid sequence is MTGTSAAGAAVLGGQVALAHDDELPPGGELRALLEEALADVLGACPPLGQDPPAVVTGAHVVDPPFYGSGDIGRVAVCATVNELAAAGARPLALTLSAVVEAGLPLEQLHRLGRSVRDAAREAGVVVAGVDVRVVRAGEADQVYLHTTGIGAFRGAPPRSRDARPGDRVVLSSPLGGHGAHILSVRRGLGFESLVPSGCAPLAGLLDRARAAGGGQGIRAVRTVTRGGLAAALHAYARELGHTLRVEESALPVQYEARMALEAMAVDPLHASSESCLCLLVAPEAVAGVLAALRAHPYGRFAAEIGAVVEDGAAPVELVRDQGRPPVAVTPEPAAFPRLA
- the ccrA gene encoding crotonyl-CoA carboxylase/reductase, yielding MLDAIAASTASGSGSPAVTAADFAALPLPESYRAVTVHKSDTDMFAGIATRDRDSRKSMHVEQVPLPELGPGEALVAVMASSVNYNTVWSSIFEPLATFGFLERYGKMSPLAARHDLPYHIIGSDLSGVVLRTGPGVNRWHPGDEVVAHCLSVELESADGHNDTMLDPEQRIWGFETNFGGLAEIALVKSNQLMPKARHLTWEEAASPGLVNSTAYRQLVSRNGAGMKQGDNVLIWGASGGLGSYATQLALAGGANPICVVSSPEKADICRSMGAEAVIDRNAEGYKFWKDEHTQDPREWKRFGKRIRELTGGEDVDIVFEHPGRETFGASVYVTRKGGTIVTCASTSGFMHEYDNRYLWMSLKRIIGSHFANYREAWEANRLITKGRIHPTLSKVYPLEETGQAAYDVHRNLHQGKVGVLALAPEEGLGVRDHELRAEHLDAINRFRDGRTLPETG